A genomic window from Gossypium hirsutum isolate 1008001.06 chromosome D10, Gossypium_hirsutum_v2.1, whole genome shotgun sequence includes:
- the LOC107916350 gene encoding dof zinc finger protein DOF3.1, which produces MQDPMGFHQMKAPAFQELEQQQLKCPRCDSTNTKFCYYNNYNLSQPRHFCKNCRRYWTKGGALRNIPVGGGTRKGTKRSSSSSTNNPKRQPNPSPDPTPNQKIPDPSPPPPTSSSSSMFPQQIVLSSGAQNSDSDIDSTRMYLLPVDHQDGKMMDIGGSFSSLLASTGQFGNLLEGFNSNGSGLKTLNHFGGNLDSGCEMDQSSGGDPRFVESSKNGESYLDAQGGRDTSCWSGDSNGWPDLSIYTPGSSLRR; this is translated from the coding sequence ATGCAAGACCCAATGGGCTTTCACCAAATGAAAGCGCCGGCTTTTCAAGAGCTAGAGCAGCAGCAGCTGAAATGCCCCCGCTGTGACTCAACCAACACCAAATTCTGTTACTACAACAACTATAACTTGTCTCAGCCCCGCCATTTCTGCAAGAACTGCCGCCGTTACTGGACTAAAGGAGGCGCCCTCCGTAACATACCCGTCGGTGGCGGCACCCGTAAGGGCACCAAAcgctcctcctcctcctccaccaACAACCCTAAGCGCCAGCCCAACCCCTCTCCAGACCCCACCCCAAACCAAAAAATCCCTGATCCCTCTCCGCCGCCGCCGACATCATCATCATCGTCGATGTTTCCCCAGCAGATTGTTTTGAGCTCGGGGGCTCAGAATTCGGACTCGGATATCGACTCGACGCGGATGTATCTGTTGCCGGTTGATCATCAAGATGGGAAGATGATGGATATCGGCGGGAGCTTCAGCTCGCTTTTGGCTTCGACTGGGCAGTTTGGAAACCTTCTAGAAGGGTTTAATTCAAATGGGTCGGGTTTAAAAACGCTGAATCATTTTGGAGGGAATTTGGATTCGGGTTGTGAAATGGATCAGAGTTCGGGTGGGGACCCGCGATTCGTAGAGAGCAGTAAAAACGGAGAGAGTTATTTGGATGCACAGGGCGGTAGGGATACAAGTTGTTGGAGTGGCGATAGCAATGGCTGGCCAGATCTTTCTATTTACACTCCAGGTTCAAGTTTACGGAGATAG